The following coding sequences lie in one Aspergillus puulaauensis MK2 DNA, chromosome 3, nearly complete sequence genomic window:
- a CDS encoding uncharacterized protein (COG:E;~EggNog:ENOG410PJ7Z;~InterPro:IPR005829,IPR005828,IPR003663,IPR036259, IPR020846;~PFAM:PF00083,PF07690;~SMCOG1169:sugar transport protein;~TransMembrane:12 (i38-61o81-101i108-126o132-154i166-191o197-220i290-312o332-350i357-380o386-405i426-444o456-475i);~antiSMASH:Cluster_3.12;~go_component: GO:0016020 - membrane [Evidence IEA];~go_component: GO:0016021 - integral component of membrane [Evidence IEA];~go_function: GO:0022857 - transmembrane transporter activity [Evidence IEA];~go_process: GO:0055085 - transmembrane transport [Evidence IEA]) has protein sequence MVAGGGVVSSSGTDVYRALPNNTNASWFKDKGLRRLNFGVMLMFASAAANGYDGALMNGLLTLPMFAKNVGEDISSNMEGLIISGISLGGTVTFIPASYFADHFGRKMSVGLGSAIMIIASVIQAATTGRWAFFGTRITMGVGLGFAQTAAPPLTTEIAHPRHRGVVTAIFQATWYWGAILAAAVCLGTLYIEGNAWSWRVPCLVQCVFPAIQLLGLLIVPESPRWLVSKGRRDEALQILARYHGNDDTSDPLVQFEFSEICGAIDLETSAAYKSGWSAFVATKGTRHRLAICILVGFMIQWAGNGVISYYLAPILRSVGITNPSQQSAINLGLQVWNAGCAAGGAVAAERYGRRPLWMLSTVLMLLFFALVTALSAVFAESAIKAAGSAVVAFLYLFYGAYDIAYTPLSIAYPVEIMPFYLRTKGLSLSLTAQFAAGFFNQFVNPIALGAIEWKFYFIYLGLLVCFIGIVYFVFPETKGHTLEEIAVIFDGPGAGMEVQRDLAAIIAVDREIKAPMKEELEHAP, from the exons ATggttgctggtggtggagtTGTGTCTTCATCCGGCACGGATGTCTACCGGGCTTTGCCAAATAATACCAATGCCAGCTGGTTCAAGGACAAGGGCCTACGGCGTCTGAATTTTGGTGTCATGCTCATGTTCGCATCCGCTGCGGCCAATGGATACGATGGTGCTTTGATGAATGGGCTCCTGACGCTTCCTATGT TCGCGAAAAATGTTGGCGAGGATATCAGCTCCAATATGGAGGGCCTGATCATTTCAGGTATCTCCCTGGGCGGCACTGTCACCTTTATACCAGCTTCCTACTTCGCCGATCACTTTGGCCGTAAGATGTCCGTCGGACTTGGATCAGCCATCATGATTATCGCCAGCGTTATCCAGGCGGCAACCACTGGCCGTTGGGCCTTCTTTGGCACAAGGATCACAATGGGTGTCGGGCTAGGGTTTGCGCAGACGGCCGCCCCTCCGCTGACGACCGAGATTGCTCACCCAAGACACCGTGGTGTCGTGACGGCCATTTTCCAGGCTACCTGGTACTGGGGTGCTATCCTGGCAGCTGCGGTGTGCTTGGGAACTCTTTATATCGAGGGGAATGCATGGTCCTGGCGGGTTCCTTGCCTCGTACAATGTGTCTTCCCGGCCATTCAATTGCTAGGGCTGCTGATTGTCCCAGAAAGTCCCAGGTGGCTCGTGTCGAAGGGCAGACGAGACGAAGCCTTGCAAATTCTCGCGCGCTACCACGGGAATGATGACACTTCAGATCCATTGGTTCAGTTTGAGTTCAGTGAGATATGCGGAGCAATCGATCTGGAGACCTCGGCTGCCTATAAGAGTGGTTGGTCTGCATTCGTGGCAACCAAGGGTACTCGACATCGTCTTGCCATTTGCATTCTGGTCGGGTTTATGATCCAGTGGGCAGGAAATG GCGTCATCTCCTACTACCTCGCGCCGATCCTTCGATCGGTGGGCATCACCAATCCCAGCCAGCAATCAGCCATCAACCTAGGTCTCCAGGTTTGGAATGCAGGTTGCGCAGCAGGAGGCGCCGTTGCAGCCGAGAGGTACGGGCGACGCCCTCTTTGGATGCTGTCAACTGTGCTCatgctcctcttcttcgccctggTCACTGCATTATCCGCTGTTTTTGCCGAATCGGCCATCAAGGCTGCCGGTAGTGCCGTGGTGGCATTCCTCTACCTCTTCTACGGCGCTTACGACATCGCCTACACCCCCCTATCGATTGCATACCCCGTCGAGATTATGCCGTTCTATCTTCGCACGAAGGGCCTGTCGTTGAGCCTAACAGCGCAATTTGCGGCGGGTTTCTTCAACCAGTTCGTGAACCCTATCGCTCTCGGTGCAATAGAGTGGaaattctattttatataccTTGGGCTTCTTGTTTGCTTCATTGGCATTGTATACTTTGTGTTTCCCGAGACAAAGGGCCACACTCTTGAAGAGATTGCTGTTATCTTCGACGGTCCAGGAGCAGGGATGGAGGTGCAGCGGGATCTGGCTGCTATTATTGCAGTCGACAGGGAGATAAAGGCTCCTATgaaggaggagttggagcaCGCTCCATGA
- a CDS encoding glycoside hydrolase family 13 protein (CAZy:GH13;~COG:G;~EggNog:ENOG410PGUZ;~InterPro:IPR017853,IPR006047,IPR013780;~PFAM:PF00128;~SMCOG1257:Alpha-glucosidase;~antiSMASH:Cluster_3.12;~go_function: GO:0003824 - catalytic activity [Evidence IEA];~go_process: GO:0005975 - carbohydrate metabolic process [Evidence IEA]) produces the protein MATPGEPLSSPVNAAWWKEASVYQIYPASFKDSNGDGIGDIPGIISELDYLKALGVDLVWLSPILQSPQVDMGYDVSDYYQIHPPYGTIKDVDDLIKGLHERGMRYVMDLVVNHTSDQHKWFKESRCSRDNEFRDWYIWKKPKYDANGVRQPPNNWRAYFGGSAWQYDEKTDEYYLHLFAPEQPDLNWENPKVRSAVHSIMRFWLNRGVSGFRMDVINMVSKDQSFPDAPVTDANSQWQHGSMYYCCGPRLHEYLQELGKILQEYDAFSVGEMPNVYDPTEFGKAVGFDRGELAMAFQFEIMDIDHGPEGKFSPHKYRMSDLKHIVSKWQDFMYHNGGWNALYLENHDQGRTISRFTSAGPEHRATAGKMLATFLGLQTGTPFVYQGQEIGQVNVPETWGIGKFKDIETLNHWDEVIAAHPNNTTLHNVTLQEFRVKSRDNGRTPMQWTNGKFAGFTTAPNGPWIDVHHDYGDWNAASQVGNPDSVFQYWTKVLGLRKAHKHLFVYGSYKLVDEMNDDLFTYLRIYEGQSALVLANFTGKVVNWVVPADAISILENGIILLENYSRRRPVLPDGTVAVKPFESFVVFLDGRAGAGGYGGKL, from the exons ATGGCCACCCCAGGCGAGCCCCTGTCATCGCCTGTCAATGCGGCCTGGTGGAAAGAGGCCTCGGTGTATCAGATCTACCCAGCTTCGTTCAAAGACTCCAATGGCGATGGAATTGGAGATATTCCGGGCATTATTTCTGAACTTGACTATCTGAAGGCTCTCGGGGTGGATCTTGTTTGGCTCTCTCCTATACTCCAGTCTCCGCAGGTGGACATGGGTTATGATGTCTCTGACTATTATCAAATTCACCCCCCATATGGCACAATCAAAGATGTGGACGACCTTATCAAGGGATTACATGAACGGGGAATGAGATATGTCATGGATCTCGTTGTAAACCATACTTCGGATCAG CACAAATGGTTTAAAGAATCTAGATGCTCTCGGGACAATGAGTTCAGAGACTGGTACATATGGAAGAAGCCTAAGTACGACGCAAATGGAGTGCGCCAGCCGCCGAATAACTGGAGAGCCTACTTTGGAG GATCTGCGTGGCAGTACGATGAGAAAACCGACGAATATTATCTTCACCTGTTCGCGCCTGAGCAGCCCGACCTCAACTGGGAAAATCCCAAAGTTCGCTCCGCCGTACACAGTATCATGAGGTTTTGGTTAAACAGAGGCGTCAGCGGTTTTCGCATGGACGTGATCAATATGGTCAGCAAGGACCAGAGCTTCCCAGACGCGCCCGTTACCGATGCAAACTCCCAATGGCAGCACGGGTCGATGTACTACTGCTGTGGGCCACGTCTCCACGAATACTTGCAAGAGCTGGGAAAGATCCTGCAGGAATATGATGCCTTTTCCGTCGGTGAGATGCCCAACGTGTATGATCCAACAGAATTTGGCAAGGCTGTCGGATTCGACCGTGGCGAATTAGCCATGGCGTTTCAGTTCGAAATCATGGACATTGACCACGGCCCTGAAGGCAAATTCTCTCCTCACAAGTACAGAATGTCGGACCTGAAGCATATTGTCTCCAAATGGCAAGACTTCATGTACCATAATGGAGGCTGGAACGCACTCTACCTGGAAAACCACGACCAGGGCAGGACGATATCGCGATTCACCTCGGCGGGCCCAGAACACCGCGCCACCGCCGGCAAGATGCTGGCCACCTTCCTGGGTCTCCAAACGGGTACTCCTTTTGTATACCAGGGTCAGGAGATCGGTCAGGTGAATGTCCCAGAAACCTGGGGCATTGGCAAATTTAAGGACATTGAGACTTTGAATCATTGGGACGAGGTGATCGCGGCGCATCCCAATAACACCACACTCCACAATGTGACATTGCAGGAATTCCGAGTAAAGTCCCGCGATAATGGACGCACTCCAATGCAATGGACCAATGGTAAATTCGCAGGGTTCACGACTGCGCCCAACGGTCCGTGGATTGACGTTCATCATGACTATGGAGACTGGAATGCCGCTTCGCAGGTGGGAAACCCAGACAGTGTCTTCCAGTACTGGACAAAGGTCCTTGGCTTGCGAAAGGCACATAAGCACCTCTTTGTATATGGCTCGTACAAACTGGTTGATGAGATGAATGATGATCTATTCACTTATCTGCGAATCTACGAAGGCCAGTCAGCTTTGGTGCTGGCCAACTTCACTGGCAAAGTGGTAAACTGGGTTGTTCCGGCGGACGCCATTTCAATCCTGGAGAATGGGATTATACTGCTGGAAAACTACTCGCGTCGCCGCCCAGTGCTACCGGATGGCACAGTGGCTGTAAAGCCATTTGAGTCCTTCGTGGTGTTTCTGGATGGCCGTGCCGGAGCTGGCGGGTATGGTGGAAAACTTTGA
- a CDS encoding Zn(II)2Cys6 transcription factor (COG:K;~EggNog:ENOG410PMFV;~InterPro:IPR036864,IPR007219,IPR001138;~PFAM:PF00172;~antiSMASH:Cluster_3.12;~go_function: GO:0000981 - DNA-binding transcription factor activity, RNA polymerase II-specific [Evidence IEA];~go_function: GO:0003677 - DNA binding [Evidence IEA];~go_function: GO:0008270 - zinc ion binding [Evidence IEA];~go_process: GO:0006351 - transcription, DNA-templated [Evidence IEA];~go_process: GO:0006355 - regulation of transcription, DNA-templated [Evidence IEA]): MVRQRACDGCYLRKSRCSGGQPCQSCVQAGFECSYLKPVARPGPKGPRAGTYAQVNKRLQKLRERVPTNSGQRPAASPSFSVAGTEWPAHLHLPDVLGHLETYGQRMYPVWPVVKAAGLQESLMQYMENLELRALAFAVCAATCAQLRCHPDDEAAGIAAQGEFATADDFARESDRCRTMYDYRESNTFEAVLVPLFLHFYYSARSKMQTASLLLRESVTSCQLQGLDKEDTYQYIAPENERYRRRAFWLLYVTERGHALQHGINTCLKDSIQPPTSICSDELHLVEAFDSLVSLFISVEGVLDPGGWPHGSNTLMCSKEMLCRLQNQLRQRLQWPTAYHALQRTDIAITQQWLRVLLWQLSLKNIFLSSASADDSMRLTYPVHVARDAIVLLSNIPQDTFVAHGPGMAIKLFEITSTLLDVIHCVPALLHHNSGGIYDTLHHLCYLLSSLGHKPHGLEVLQRKLDELGIPYRQITALSPPEHGDSPAVEPLDEEELDSQ; encoded by the exons ATGGTGAGACAACGTGCCTGTGATGGGTGTTATCTTCGCAAGTCGCGGTGCAGCGGCGGCCAACCGTGTCAATCCTGCGTCCAGGCTGGATTCGAATGCTCCTATCTCAAACCGGTGGCAAGACCAGGTCCGAAAGGTCCACGAGCTGGAACGTACGCGCAGGTCAACAAGCGCCTGCAGAAACTGCGAGAGCGAGTCCCGACCAACTCAGGGCAACGGCCAGCTGCCTCGCCCAGCTTTTCAGTCGCTGGCACTGAATGGCCGGCACACCTGCACCTTCCGGATGTCTTGGGCCACCTAGAGACTTATGGACAGCGAATGTATCCAGTCTGGCCTGTCGTTAAGGCAGCTGGTCTTCAAGAATCACTCATGCAATACATGGAAAACCTTGAACTACGCGCGCTGGCCTTTGCAGTGTGCGCGGCGACCTGCGCGCAGCTGCGGTGCCATCCTGACGACGAAGCAGCCGGGATAGCTGCACAGGGAGAGTTTGCTACGGCTGACGATTTTGCCAGAGAATCGGATCGGTGCCGCACAATGTACGATTATCGTGAAAGCAATACTTTTGAGGCAGTTCTGGTGCCATTGTTTCTTCATTTCTACTACAGTGCGAGGAGCAAAATGCAGACCGCATCGCTCCTGCTCCGAGAGTCGGTTACATCGTGCCAGCTTCAGGGGCTAGACAAAGAAGATACATATCAATATATCGCACCAGAGAATGAGAGATACCGGCGGCGGGCCTTTTGGCTTCTCTATGTGACAGAAAGGGGCCACGCTCTCCAGCATGGAATTAATACCTGTTTGAAAGACTCCATCCAACCGCCAACGAGCATCTGTTCAGATGAACTTCACCTGGTTGAGGCCTTCGACAGCCTTGTGAGCCTCTTTATCTCTGTCGAGGGCGTCCTCGATCCTGGTGGCTGGCCTCACGGCTCGAATACCCTCATGTGCAGTAAAGAGATGCTCTGCCGACTACAGAATCAACTGCGCCAGCGACTCCAGTGGCCCACGGCATATCATGCCTTACAGAGAACCGATATTGCCATTACCCAGCAGTGGCTCCGAGTGCTACTCTGGCAGCTCTCCTTGAAGAATATCTTCCTGTCGAGCGCTTCTGCCGATGACAGTATGAGATTGACCTACCCGGTACATGTCGCACGCGACGCGATAGTCCTCCTTTCGAATATACCCCAGGACACATTTGTGGCACATGGCCCTGGCATG GCAATAAAACTGTTTGAAATCACAAGTACCCTGCTGGATGTGATTCATTGTGTTCCCGCTCTGTTGCACCACAATTCAGGTGGAATATACGACACCCTGCACCATCTATGCTACCTTTTGTCATCTTTGGGCCACAAACCACATGGCCTGGAGGTGCTACAGAGGAAATTGGACGAATTAGGAATTCCATATCGCCAAATTACTGCGCTGTCTCCGCCTGAACATGGTGACTCTCCAGCCGTCGAACCgcttgatgaagaagaattgGATTCCCAGTGA